From the Maioricimonas rarisocia genome, one window contains:
- a CDS encoding LysM peptidoglycan-binding domain-containing protein codes for MHSDQKLGIVLAILLIGFTAAFCFPRAPFNEAELLAVEEDLELDAEIQTLPVRAYTSLDRPRSSRKDAPAETITITREDGPDGGTGPETVAPPAIAVPSPVEIGFEVGGVDERPAPARNNTDREASTADAPSRDHNSDGATPPATYTVQYGDTLSGLAIRFLGTSRRYLDLYEANRDVLASPDDLRVGMTLRIPGGRAEQDASDDLEEALEAVESTREPDRSLDRGETAAEVRETSSPGRTASPSAAGRFRPAPRSPLTR; via the coding sequence ATGCACAGTGACCAGAAGCTGGGAATTGTTCTGGCGATCCTGTTGATCGGATTCACGGCGGCATTCTGCTTTCCGCGTGCTCCGTTCAACGAGGCGGAACTCCTGGCGGTAGAGGAAGATCTGGAACTCGACGCCGAGATTCAGACGCTACCGGTCCGCGCTTACACCAGCCTGGATCGCCCCCGCTCGTCTCGGAAGGATGCCCCCGCCGAAACGATCACCATCACACGCGAGGACGGCCCCGACGGCGGCACCGGTCCCGAGACGGTGGCCCCGCCTGCGATCGCGGTTCCCTCGCCGGTCGAGATCGGTTTCGAGGTGGGGGGCGTCGACGAACGCCCGGCACCCGCTCGGAACAACACCGATCGCGAAGCGTCAACTGCGGACGCGCCGTCGCGTGACCACAACAGTGATGGGGCGACACCTCCTGCGACATACACCGTTCAGTACGGCGACACGCTCAGCGGACTGGCGATCCGCTTTCTCGGCACGAGTCGTCGGTACCTCGATCTCTACGAAGCAAATCGGGACGTTCTGGCCAGTCCGGATGATCTGCGGGTCGGCATGACGCTGCGGATTCCAGGAGGCCGCGCCGAACAGGACGCTTCGGACGATCTCGAGGAAGCACTGGAAGCCGTCGAATCCACACGTGAGCCGGATCGATCGCTCGATCGGGGGGAAACAGCGGCAGAGGTCCGGGAAACGTCCTCTCCCGGACGAACCGCTTCACCGAGTGCTGCCGGTCGCTTTCGGCCCGCGCCACGCTCGCCACTAACGCGGTAG
- a CDS encoding tetratricopeptide repeat protein produces the protein MGQATGDSGGPPPEKSDSGDETQPQPGEASNPEPATPATTDPPDDSRKKPSETPSMAPPEDQRPDDDLPEWEPLTPELVEDEAIRGDFMLRWAVVLLALLLGWSKLDDSRVLVQIRSGEYMAGHGILPPATDVFSATAESRPWINLSWGSDLVLAGLHGVTGPAGLTLLCAIVAAVAFGILVHISVPGLSTWWGSICAAIAVVACFPLLSAGPGLWDVLGIVLLMALVESARQRGSSKRLWMAVPLLLIWSNLSGQAFLGAGILLLVALGWTLGRRPPENGTGQVSVGTVWMVAVAGLIALMVHPFHWRVLTAPSLMYGVTLPEIRAYGTAIEAFPFLYEPVYSAAFWNELSMFGVAAVAMAAISALALVLNIRRAGAERILLFAGMNAYGLLSGQGLVLASLVNAVLANLNAQEFFRANFRQEYTVDTWELLYSRAGRAVTVLALFALGYLAISGRMAIENGRRVGFGWSDELAQAIEGYGAAFDDAYDDRTFNFRPSQGDLLIWVGQRPFVDSRLALYGKGDENLLAVHRELRRAIIGAGPEAADPVNWRDVLDRYRILQAAPRLSGELPDHPTFLQLLIDPNWAMTSLEASTAVFCRRDLAVQPLPLEDGTLGGAPLLEYLEAHLMADFATHAFRGDALDVDPTLQRPRWPRPPTFYDRYLWLRPETRPASIQLARHYDAILSSFLGQMRATDALALAELVIRNARVGLAEDPDSFEGYRLLARAYIYLASQEGQIRQAFGGQTPDLLRQRQSAFALSHALICNPDAERIHYALFEHHFNAGRADLALRHLSEFERITGQLTPLAKDAPEFAAQQEQMVQIRDQLRERVGLVSTAVEDALAQGAPRLQVVAQAMEQGCPGEALRLLEEDLVSLSGDIAAQLLYVRLLMESGRTEDAWERAESLDGRVPEQLVSVYTDWLSATAEINLAADNYPRALELWDRAARALSVSRVNSLLASSPMVQIVPDSLPGYPVVRSRLAADVALEHSLQWGTIEVIKAVVELEQGGTGAARRILADLLEIDPESPLRPVAAVYLSGLTGEDVPVAPPADETDDADEAVETTATDTEQAMPDDAASGNSTQSQLSDGPPPAPPLPEELPE, from the coding sequence GTGGGACAAGCGACCGGCGACTCAGGTGGACCTCCCCCCGAAAAAAGCGATTCGGGTGACGAAACCCAGCCGCAGCCCGGCGAAGCCTCCAATCCGGAACCGGCAACGCCTGCGACGACAGATCCCCCCGACGATTCCCGGAAGAAGCCGTCAGAAACGCCGTCGATGGCGCCGCCGGAGGATCAGCGGCCTGACGACGATCTGCCGGAGTGGGAACCACTGACACCGGAACTGGTTGAAGACGAGGCGATCCGTGGAGACTTCATGCTCCGCTGGGCGGTCGTGCTGCTGGCGCTGTTGCTGGGCTGGAGCAAACTGGACGACAGCCGCGTGCTCGTGCAGATTCGCAGTGGCGAGTACATGGCCGGCCACGGGATTCTGCCTCCGGCGACCGATGTCTTCTCGGCAACAGCTGAGTCGCGGCCCTGGATCAATCTGTCCTGGGGGAGCGACCTCGTGCTGGCCGGTTTGCATGGCGTCACCGGACCGGCAGGTCTGACGCTGCTCTGTGCGATCGTGGCTGCGGTCGCCTTCGGCATTCTCGTGCACATCAGCGTGCCGGGGCTGTCGACCTGGTGGGGCTCGATCTGTGCGGCCATCGCGGTCGTCGCCTGTTTCCCGCTTCTTTCGGCTGGTCCCGGCCTGTGGGACGTGCTCGGAATCGTCCTGCTGATGGCGCTCGTCGAATCGGCCCGGCAGCGGGGAAGTTCGAAGCGACTGTGGATGGCGGTGCCGTTGCTGCTCATCTGGAGCAACCTGAGTGGTCAGGCGTTCCTTGGAGCGGGGATCCTGCTTCTGGTCGCGCTCGGCTGGACCCTCGGGCGCAGACCACCCGAGAACGGGACCGGGCAGGTTTCCGTCGGGACCGTCTGGATGGTCGCCGTCGCAGGGCTGATTGCTCTGATGGTGCATCCCTTCCACTGGCGGGTGCTCACGGCCCCCTCGCTGATGTACGGCGTGACGCTGCCGGAGATCCGCGCGTACGGGACGGCCATCGAAGCGTTCCCCTTCCTGTACGAGCCGGTGTACTCGGCGGCTTTCTGGAACGAGCTGTCGATGTTCGGCGTCGCGGCGGTGGCGATGGCCGCAATCTCGGCACTCGCTCTGGTACTGAACATCCGGCGGGCCGGGGCGGAACGAATTCTCCTGTTCGCCGGTATGAACGCCTACGGGCTGCTCTCCGGGCAGGGACTGGTGCTGGCCTCGCTGGTCAATGCGGTGCTGGCCAACCTGAATGCCCAGGAATTCTTCCGGGCGAATTTCAGGCAGGAGTACACGGTCGATACGTGGGAGCTGCTCTACTCGCGTGCCGGGCGGGCGGTGACCGTGCTGGCACTGTTTGCCCTCGGCTACCTGGCGATCAGCGGGCGAATGGCGATCGAAAATGGTCGTCGTGTCGGCTTCGGCTGGAGCGACGAGCTGGCGCAGGCCATCGAAGGGTACGGGGCCGCTTTCGACGATGCCTACGACGATCGAACGTTCAACTTCCGGCCCTCGCAGGGCGACTTGCTCATCTGGGTCGGACAACGGCCGTTCGTCGACAGCCGGCTGGCGCTGTACGGCAAGGGGGATGAGAATCTGCTCGCGGTGCATCGCGAACTGCGCCGGGCGATTATCGGTGCTGGCCCGGAAGCAGCCGACCCGGTGAACTGGCGGGATGTTCTGGACCGGTACCGGATTCTGCAGGCGGCCCCGCGGCTGTCCGGTGAGTTGCCGGATCATCCGACGTTTCTGCAGCTGCTGATCGACCCGAACTGGGCAATGACCAGTCTGGAGGCGTCGACGGCCGTTTTCTGCCGACGGGATCTCGCGGTCCAGCCGCTCCCTCTGGAGGACGGCACACTCGGCGGGGCTCCCCTGCTCGAGTACCTCGAAGCTCACCTGATGGCCGACTTCGCCACCCACGCGTTTCGGGGTGACGCGCTGGATGTGGACCCGACGCTGCAGCGACCGAGGTGGCCGCGTCCGCCGACGTTCTACGATCGTTATCTGTGGCTGCGTCCGGAAACGCGGCCGGCCAGCATTCAGCTCGCACGCCACTACGACGCCATTCTGTCCTCGTTTCTGGGACAGATGCGGGCGACGGATGCTTTGGCCCTGGCGGAACTGGTGATCCGGAACGCGCGCGTTGGTCTGGCCGAAGACCCGGACAGTTTCGAGGGATACCGGCTGCTGGCCCGGGCGTATATCTATCTCGCCAGTCAGGAGGGCCAGATCCGGCAGGCATTTGGTGGGCAGACGCCCGATCTGCTGCGACAGCGACAGTCGGCGTTCGCCCTTTCGCACGCTCTGATCTGCAACCCGGACGCAGAGCGGATTCACTACGCCCTGTTCGAACACCACTTCAATGCAGGACGGGCCGATCTGGCTTTGCGGCACCTCAGTGAATTCGAGCGAATCACCGGCCAGCTCACGCCGCTGGCGAAGGATGCCCCCGAGTTCGCAGCCCAGCAGGAACAGATGGTGCAGATCCGGGATCAGCTTCGCGAGCGGGTCGGTCTCGTCAGTACCGCCGTCGAAGATGCACTCGCTCAGGGGGCTCCGCGGCTGCAGGTCGTGGCTCAGGCGATGGAACAGGGTTGTCCGGGCGAGGCATTGCGTCTGCTCGAAGAGGACCTTGTCAGTCTTTCCGGCGACATTGCGGCCCAGTTGCTGTACGTCCGCCTGCTGATGGAGTCCGGTCGGACCGAGGATGCCTGGGAACGTGCGGAATCCCTGGACGGACGCGTGCCGGAGCAACTCGTCTCGGTCTATACCGACTGGCTCTCGGCGACCGCGGAGATCAATCTGGCCGCCGACAACTATCCGCGGGCCCTGGAATTATGGGACCGGGCGGCCCGGGCGTTGTCGGTTTCGCGGGTCAACAGTCTGCTGGCCTCTTCGCCGATGGTACAGATCGTACCCGACTCGCTGCCTGGCTATCCGGTGGTTCGATCGCGGCTAGCCGCCGACGTGGCTCTCGAACATTCCCTCCAGTGGGGAACCATCGAAGTCATCAAAGCGGTGGTCGAACTGGAGCAGGGAGGAACCGGAGCAGCACGCCGGATCCTCGCCGACCTGCTCGAAATCGATCCGGAGAGCCCCCTTCGGCCGGTTGCCGCGGTCTATCTGTCGGGACTGACCGGCGAGGACGTGCCGGTCGCTCCGCCGGCAGACGAGACGGATGATGCCGATGAGGCCGTCGAGACGACCGCGACCGACACCGAGCAGGCCATGCCGGACGACGCTGCCTCCGGGAACTCCACACAGTCGCAGCTCTCTGACGGACCACCCCCTGCTCCTCCGCTGCCCGAAGAGCTGCCGGAGTGA